The Coffea arabica cultivar ET-39 chromosome 8e, Coffea Arabica ET-39 HiFi, whole genome shotgun sequence genome window below encodes:
- the LOC140012799 gene encoding protein FAR-RED IMPAIRED RESPONSE 1-like, translated as MPDKKTFQVKSMQGEHSCGRTFDHGLANSTFLVDRYKKELAAMADMKAETLVNGEHETQYNKLRNYCREVKRANPGSNVFMTTVEDDEGEDRFERLYICLNACKTGFLSSCRPVVGLDGCHLKGPHKGVLLTTVGINSNDQLYSIAYAVVEIENKLTWKWFVGELVNDLQIRDENHWTIITDKQNGLIQAIEELLPDMEHRMCVRHMYNNFKKLHGGLALKERIWPLARAPYKNLFKVLMEILKAVDGGAFQWLLDSTTHSIGP; from the exons ATGCCAGACAAAAAGACTTTTCAAGTCAAGAGCATGCAAGGTGAACATAGTTGTGGGAGGACATTTGACCACGGACTGGCAAACTCAACCTTTTTGGTTGACAGATACAAAAAGGAGCTGGCTGCTATGGCTGATATGAAG gcagagaCTTTAGTTAATGGTGAACATGAAACCCAATACAACAAACTAAGGAACTATTGTAGGGAAGTAAAGAGGGCTAATCCTGGTTCAAATGTTTTCATGACCACTGTTGAAGATGATGAGGGAGAAGATAGGTTTGAGAGGTTGTATATTTGTCTTAATGCATGCAAGACAGGCTTCTTAAGTAGTTGTAGGCCTGTTGTCGGGTTAGATGGCTGCCATCTTAAAGGGCCCCACAAGGGTGTATTACTTACAACAGTAGGGATTAACTCCAATGATCAGTTGTACTCCATTGCGTATGCTGTGGTGGAAATAGAAAACAAGCTGACTTGGAAATGGTTCGTAGGTGAATTGGTGAATGACCTTCAAATCAGAGATGAAAATCATTGGACAATTATTACTGATAAACAAAAT ggACTGATTCAAGCTATTGAAGAGCTGCTTCCAGATATGGAGCATAGGATGTGTGTGAGACACATGTACAATAACTTTAAAAAGTTGCATGGTGGTTTGGCATTAAAGGAGAGAATTTGGCCACTTGCAAGAGCTCCTTACAAAAATCTGTTCAAGGTTTTGATGGAAATTTTGAAAGCAGTTGATGGGGGTGCATTTCAGTGGTTGCTTGACAGCACAACACATAGCATTGGTCCATAA